Proteins found in one Gordonia sp. PDNC005 genomic segment:
- a CDS encoding DUF6325 family protein, whose protein sequence is MNSPTVGPVDYLVIEFPAGTVSAGGFSALLERVDAGIVFIVDIEFFRRDDVGVTTVPAHDFGVVDGLDFAEFDGAASSLLDADDLAIVTDALIPGSVGAVIVYEDLTMAPVVAAFDAAGARLVASGPVSTDDLDTALGDA, encoded by the coding sequence ATGAACAGCCCCACCGTCGGTCCCGTCGACTACCTCGTGATCGAGTTCCCCGCGGGCACGGTCTCCGCCGGAGGCTTCTCCGCGCTGCTGGAGCGCGTCGACGCCGGTATCGTCTTCATCGTCGACATCGAGTTCTTCCGCCGTGACGACGTAGGCGTCACCACCGTCCCCGCACACGACTTCGGCGTGGTCGACGGGCTCGACTTCGCCGAGTTCGACGGCGCTGCGAGCAGCCTGCTCGACGCCGATGACCTCGCTATCGTCACCGACGCCCTCATCCCCGGATCGGTCGGAGCCGTGATCGTGTACGAAGACCTGACCATGGCTCCAGTCGTGGCCGCGTTCGACGCTGCGGGCGCTCGACTCGTCGCCTCCGGTCCTGTGTCAACTGACGATCTCGACACCGCCCTTGGCGACGCCTGA
- a CDS encoding SHOCT domain-containing protein: MALLKRAARVAVASSVHGRVQRRQQQRWAQQDTAAAAAAQPTAQTPVAAPLAAAPTAGAIDDQLARLAQLGQLRDAGVLTDAEFEAKKAQILAL; the protein is encoded by the coding sequence ATGGCACTTTTGAAGCGCGCCGCGCGCGTTGCCGTCGCCAGTTCAGTCCACGGACGCGTGCAGCGTCGGCAACAGCAGCGCTGGGCCCAGCAAGACACTGCCGCCGCAGCTGCTGCGCAACCCACTGCGCAGACGCCCGTCGCGGCCCCGTTGGCAGCCGCGCCGACGGCAGGCGCTATCGACGATCAGCTCGCCCGACTCGCACAGCTCGGCCAACTCCGCGACGCGGGCGTCCTCACCGACGCTGAGTTCGAGGCGAAGAAGGCCCAGATCCTCGCCCTCTGA
- a CDS encoding FKBP-type peptidyl-prolyl cis-trans isomerase codes for MKLKPLILVPAAVSALVLAGCSSTDDSASETTSPTVAPTTCPTDVPASTTQADWVLQGTKGSIEVVAPTDAKAPLITVNGNFEVGETTVKTLVPGTGADVTADSFVSVCYEGVNGRDGKIFDSAFEKGSPASFSPTGVVPGFREALIGQKVGAKVAVAMTPADGYGPDGQPDAGIQGTDTLVFALSILDAS; via the coding sequence ATGAAGCTCAAGCCCCTGATCCTGGTCCCCGCTGCAGTGTCGGCGCTGGTTCTCGCCGGCTGTTCGTCAACAGACGACTCCGCCTCCGAGACCACGTCGCCGACGGTGGCCCCCACCACGTGCCCAACCGATGTGCCCGCGTCCACGACACAGGCCGACTGGGTGCTCCAGGGCACGAAGGGGTCGATCGAGGTCGTCGCGCCTACAGACGCCAAGGCTCCGCTGATCACGGTCAATGGGAATTTCGAAGTCGGTGAGACGACCGTCAAGACGCTCGTCCCGGGTACTGGCGCTGACGTCACCGCGGACTCGTTTGTGAGTGTCTGCTACGAAGGCGTCAACGGGCGCGACGGCAAGATCTTCGACAGCGCCTTCGAGAAGGGGTCGCCGGCATCATTCTCGCCCACGGGCGTCGTTCCCGGTTTCCGCGAGGCGCTCATCGGTCAGAAGGTCGGCGCCAAGGTGGCCGTGGCCATGACGCCTGCCGACGGGTACGGACCTGATGGGCAACCCGACGCCGGCATTCAGGGCACCGACACGCTCGTCTTCGCGCTCTCCATCCTCGACGCGAGCTGA
- a CDS encoding AMP-binding protein — protein sequence MIDDAADLTRPTSGLEMFTGALAAGADRPMIRYLGTTLTVGDVDLFSDRLAERLLDDGFGPGDRVAVLCQNDPGFVVAVIAAWKAGGTAVPLNPMNTERELAFALVDTGARALVCLDELYSAGAESIISGGDTDVTTVVLTSAGDWRSAPPLTNSAGLRDSPPASDDPALLLYTSGTTGVPKAAVITHGNLTAAAELYRQWTSITADDEILAITPLFHVTGVVGHLALSLRVGAPLILAHRFDAGLLVQAMRDHRPAFIVGAISAMVALVDASAGADDFRSVKWMATGGAPVSAAVADRVAERAGRDLSIVYGLTETTSPAIATPIGEAQRIDPESGALSIGVPVAATRCRIVDDSGAPVGPGVVGEVEISGPQVSPGYWRDGVVVDGPVDGALRTGDVGFRDSDGWVFLIDRRKDMITTAGYKVWPREVEDVLYRHPAVAEAAVVGVPDDTRGEVVSAFVALESGATATVDEIETFVATQLAAYKRPRRFTVVTELPKTATGKVLRRELRG from the coding sequence ATGATCGATGACGCGGCCGACCTGACGCGGCCGACTTCCGGCCTCGAGATGTTCACCGGGGCTCTCGCCGCCGGAGCGGACCGACCGATGATCCGATACCTCGGCACGACACTGACGGTCGGGGACGTGGATCTGTTCTCCGACCGGCTCGCCGAGAGGCTCCTCGACGATGGATTCGGACCCGGGGACCGTGTCGCAGTGCTCTGCCAGAACGATCCCGGCTTTGTCGTCGCCGTGATCGCCGCGTGGAAGGCGGGCGGGACGGCCGTTCCGCTGAACCCCATGAACACCGAGCGTGAACTCGCGTTCGCGTTGGTCGACACCGGCGCTCGGGCGCTCGTCTGCCTCGACGAGCTGTACTCGGCCGGTGCGGAGTCGATCATCTCCGGCGGAGACACCGACGTGACGACAGTTGTGCTGACGTCAGCCGGCGACTGGCGTTCGGCCCCTCCGTTGACGAACTCGGCGGGGCTGCGCGACTCACCGCCGGCGTCAGACGATCCGGCACTCCTGCTCTACACGTCTGGGACTACGGGTGTCCCCAAGGCCGCAGTCATCACCCACGGGAATCTGACGGCCGCCGCCGAACTCTATCGACAGTGGACCTCGATCACCGCGGACGACGAGATCCTCGCGATCACGCCGCTGTTCCACGTGACCGGAGTCGTCGGACACCTCGCGCTGTCGTTGCGGGTGGGCGCGCCGCTGATTCTGGCTCACCGCTTCGATGCGGGGCTCCTGGTGCAGGCGATGCGCGATCATCGACCCGCTTTCATCGTCGGCGCCATCAGTGCGATGGTCGCGCTCGTCGACGCCTCCGCCGGGGCCGACGACTTCCGGTCGGTGAAATGGATGGCGACCGGCGGCGCCCCCGTCTCTGCGGCCGTCGCCGACCGGGTGGCCGAGCGCGCAGGCCGGGACCTCAGCATCGTGTACGGCTTGACCGAGACCACGTCGCCCGCGATCGCCACCCCGATCGGTGAGGCACAGCGAATCGACCCGGAATCGGGAGCACTCTCCATCGGCGTTCCCGTTGCGGCTACGCGGTGCCGGATCGTCGACGACTCCGGCGCACCCGTCGGCCCCGGCGTGGTCGGTGAAGTGGAGATCTCCGGTCCGCAGGTGAGTCCCGGCTACTGGCGTGATGGCGTGGTCGTCGACGGTCCAGTCGACGGTGCACTCCGCACCGGCGACGTCGGATTCCGCGACAGCGACGGCTGGGTATTTCTCATCGACCGTCGCAAGGACATGATCACCACCGCCGGTTACAAGGTGTGGCCGCGCGAAGTCGAGGACGTGTTGTACCGACACCCAGCGGTCGCCGAGGCCGCCGTGGTCGGCGTGCCCGACGACACGCGTGGCGAAGTGGTCAGCGCATTCGTCGCCCTCGAGTCCGGTGCCACCGCGACTGTCGACGAGATCGAGACCTTCGTCGCGACACAACTCGCCGCCTACAAGCGGCCGCGGCGATTCACCGTCGTCACCGAACTGCCGAAGACGGCCACCGGAAAGGTGCTCCGGCGCGAGCTGCGCGGTTGA
- a CDS encoding TetR family transcriptional regulator — protein MSEPPTQAQLMIRPARELSGISMRELARRVGVSVGTMSGIETGKATVSVERLTTIATELGTTVESLAELFSPARIDDVVSTFDWRVFPDRDLDPALAAAIRCFVGVGYHGATMRTIAAEAGLSAAGVYHHYPSKQSLLTAVFDLAYAELAAHTDAAAADADSPTGSFGNVCEAVALFSATRRDVMAVVLTDQANVDPADKARVQSASDRLVRQVERLVGEIGVDDPAATARAVVDLCGSVCRLDPTGDPATIARLYRQFGLRLARE, from the coding sequence ATGTCCGAACCGCCGACCCAGGCGCAGTTGATGATCCGCCCGGCGCGGGAGCTGTCTGGGATCTCGATGCGTGAGCTCGCACGCCGCGTCGGCGTGAGCGTCGGGACGATGAGCGGGATCGAGACCGGCAAGGCTACGGTCAGCGTCGAGCGGCTCACCACGATCGCGACCGAATTGGGAACGACCGTCGAGTCGCTCGCCGAACTCTTCTCCCCCGCCCGGATCGACGACGTCGTTTCGACGTTCGATTGGCGGGTCTTTCCGGATCGTGACCTCGACCCTGCACTTGCAGCCGCGATCCGGTGTTTTGTCGGCGTCGGCTATCACGGTGCGACGATGCGCACGATCGCCGCGGAGGCCGGCCTGAGCGCGGCAGGCGTGTATCACCACTACCCGAGTAAGCAGTCGCTGCTGACGGCGGTGTTCGACCTGGCGTACGCCGAGCTGGCCGCGCACACCGATGCCGCTGCCGCCGACGCGGACTCCCCGACCGGGTCGTTCGGCAATGTGTGCGAAGCCGTCGCCTTGTTCTCCGCCACACGGCGCGACGTGATGGCGGTCGTCCTGACCGATCAGGCGAACGTCGATCCCGCAGACAAAGCCCGAGTGCAGTCGGCGTCGGACCGGCTGGTTCGGCAGGTCGAGCGTCTGGTCGGCGAGATCGGAGTCGACGATCCGGCGGCGACCGCGCGCGCCGTCGTCGACCTGTGCGGAAGTGTCTGCCGCCTCGACCCGACCGGGGATCCGGCGACGATCGCACGCCTCTACCGACAGTTCGGCCTTCGACTCGCGCGAGAGTGA
- a CDS encoding AMP-binding protein has protein sequence MTVYTDRPWLALYSQGRPADITSDNESALEIFVSAATEVPDAPAIKYFDGVVTYREINCAADALAASLIADGFAPGDRLALYVQNNPAFVIGLVAAWKAGGAAVAVNPMNRHRELAYLLEDSGAVALLALNELYDDVAREVIAAGGTAVQTVITVSALDGQSRDDNRVLGGQTSDVPDGTLSLTEVITGYDGTAVVPATPPTSDDLAVLTYTSGTTGKPKGALNTHGNLAFNAQTYREWMGLTGADVVLGVAPLFHITGLVGHVMIAALLRAPLVLTHRFSPEVMVDAIREHRPTFTVGAITAYIALADSGGAVSGDFTSLRALYSGGAPIAPAVADRLEKVLGAYIHNIYGLTETNSPSHGVPFGVRAPVDAESGALSVGVPVFNTVVRVIDDNGDDVPVGEVGEFATSGPQVVPGYWNRPEATAESMPGGELRTGDVGFMDADGWFYLVDRKKDMINASGYKVWPREVEDVLYGHPAVAEAAVVGVPDEYRGETVKAFVSLQPGKSATGEEIVEFCKAQMAAYKYPRSVEIVAELPKTATGKVLRRTLRDEVIARS, from the coding sequence GTGACGGTGTACACCGACCGGCCGTGGCTCGCGCTGTACTCGCAAGGCCGGCCCGCCGACATCACATCGGACAACGAGTCGGCTCTCGAGATCTTCGTGTCGGCGGCCACCGAGGTGCCGGACGCGCCCGCGATCAAGTACTTCGACGGTGTCGTGACCTATCGAGAGATCAACTGTGCCGCCGATGCGCTGGCTGCGTCGTTGATCGCCGACGGCTTCGCACCGGGCGATCGTCTGGCGCTCTACGTCCAGAACAATCCGGCCTTTGTGATCGGGCTGGTCGCGGCGTGGAAAGCGGGTGGTGCGGCGGTCGCGGTGAACCCGATGAATCGGCACCGCGAACTCGCGTATCTCCTCGAGGACTCGGGCGCGGTCGCCTTGCTCGCTCTCAACGAGCTCTACGACGACGTGGCACGCGAAGTGATCGCCGCGGGAGGGACCGCCGTGCAGACGGTGATCACGGTGTCCGCGCTCGACGGCCAGTCGCGCGACGACAACCGTGTGCTCGGTGGGCAGACGTCGGACGTCCCCGACGGGACTCTGTCCTTGACAGAGGTCATCACCGGGTACGACGGGACGGCCGTGGTTCCCGCGACGCCGCCGACGTCGGACGATCTCGCCGTCCTGACCTACACATCGGGAACGACGGGAAAGCCGAAGGGTGCGCTCAACACTCACGGAAACTTGGCGTTCAACGCTCAGACCTACCGCGAGTGGATGGGCCTGACCGGAGCCGACGTGGTGCTCGGCGTCGCGCCCCTCTTCCACATCACCGGCTTGGTCGGGCACGTGATGATCGCGGCTCTGCTTCGGGCGCCACTGGTACTGACGCATCGGTTCTCGCCGGAGGTGATGGTTGATGCGATTCGCGAGCATCGGCCGACATTCACTGTCGGTGCCATCACCGCGTACATCGCACTCGCCGACTCCGGTGGCGCGGTGTCCGGCGACTTCACATCCTTGCGGGCGCTGTACTCCGGCGGCGCACCGATCGCACCTGCGGTCGCAGATCGTCTCGAGAAGGTGCTCGGGGCATACATCCACAACATCTACGGCCTCACGGAGACCAACTCGCCGTCGCACGGGGTGCCGTTCGGTGTCCGTGCGCCGGTCGACGCCGAGTCGGGCGCCCTCTCAGTCGGGGTGCCGGTGTTCAACACGGTGGTCCGGGTGATCGACGACAACGGCGACGACGTCCCAGTCGGCGAAGTCGGGGAGTTCGCCACGTCGGGTCCGCAAGTGGTACCGGGATATTGGAATCGACCCGAGGCGACGGCGGAATCGATGCCAGGAGGCGAACTCCGGACCGGCGACGTCGGATTCATGGACGCCGACGGCTGGTTCTACCTGGTCGATCGCAAGAAGGACATGATCAACGCGTCCGGGTACAAGGTGTGGCCTCGGGAAGTCGAGGACGTGCTGTACGGGCATCCGGCAGTGGCGGAGGCCGCGGTCGTCGGTGTGCCGGACGAGTATCGCGGTGAGACTGTCAAGGCGTTCGTCTCACTCCAGCCGGGCAAGTCGGCGACGGGGGAGGAGATCGTCGAGTTCTGCAAGGCCCAGATGGCGGCGTACAAGTATCCGCGGTCCGTGGAGATCGTCGCCGAGCTCCCGAAGACCGCGACCGGAAAAGTGCTGCGGCGGACGTTGCGCGACGAGGTGATCGCACGCTCCTAG
- a CDS encoding cyclase family protein: MTDAPDLTELLADSPSNWGKWGPDDQVGSLNYLTPEQVVAGAAQIQKGELFTLQRLIGDPNGDPVWPGRSPATREMILDESHWDEGGDGPAFPGGLHYADDKLNAFLQGSTQYDALGHVWYDGKIWNGYDARTTIGGLEKASVEPIAQRGVAGRANLLDMARFRGKDYLEPGETFTHEDLIACAEAQGTPIAKRDILMIRTNHLQLFFDKGDAFYEDFCESGLVYSPGLVEWFQEMEIPNLVTDTIANEVTFDPNSGVALVLHNALMRNLGVTFTEICDLEKLAADSADDGRYTSFYVAAPLKIHRATGSPVNPVAIK; encoded by the coding sequence ATGACCGATGCTCCTGACCTTACCGAGCTTCTGGCCGACTCCCCGTCGAACTGGGGCAAGTGGGGACCGGACGATCAGGTCGGATCGCTGAACTACCTGACGCCGGAACAGGTCGTGGCCGGTGCTGCGCAGATCCAGAAGGGGGAGCTGTTCACCCTTCAGAGACTCATCGGCGATCCGAACGGCGATCCGGTGTGGCCCGGCCGCAGTCCTGCCACCCGCGAGATGATCCTGGACGAATCGCATTGGGACGAGGGCGGCGACGGACCGGCCTTCCCCGGTGGACTGCACTACGCCGACGACAAGCTGAACGCCTTCCTCCAGGGATCAACGCAATACGACGCTCTGGGACACGTCTGGTACGACGGCAAGATCTGGAACGGCTACGACGCCCGCACCACCATCGGCGGCCTCGAGAAGGCCAGCGTCGAACCGATCGCGCAGCGCGGCGTCGCAGGCCGGGCGAACCTCCTCGACATGGCGCGCTTCCGCGGTAAGGACTACCTCGAGCCGGGCGAGACGTTCACACACGAGGACCTCATCGCCTGCGCAGAAGCACAGGGCACGCCGATCGCCAAGCGCGACATCTTGATGATCCGCACAAACCACCTTCAGTTGTTCTTCGACAAAGGCGACGCATTCTATGAGGACTTCTGCGAGTCGGGACTGGTGTACTCGCCGGGACTCGTCGAGTGGTTCCAGGAAATGGAGATCCCCAATCTCGTCACCGACACGATCGCGAACGAAGTCACGTTCGATCCGAACAGCGGTGTGGCGCTTGTCCTGCACAATGCGCTGATGCGGAACCTCGGCGTCACGTTCACCGAGATCTGCGACCTCGAGAAACTCGCCGCCGACTCGGCGGACGACGGTCGTTACACGTCGTTCTATGTGGCCGCGCCTCTCAAGATCCATCGTGCGACGGGATCCCCGGTCAACCCGGTGGCGATCAAGTGA
- a CDS encoding alpha/beta fold hydrolase, with the protein MPPKNLNEFIGDLVTLPLAAAQKISQPLLKAANSVVQRFPRELISLGGDADDPTGKVVYDFFAGIGPELAHPGGSLPGANRWDDPLDPAHPIPVILAHGTAGGGQTNWGTYVPLLTEAGYSVFTLTFGAIPGSRWPISALGGMTTIEESAVEFGAFAEKVMAATGSDKVHVVGHSQGTLVPNYWARFLGGHDKIGKYVSLAPLWEGTTVLDGATGVLDRFGFDPAGVVPCRALPQMMDDSEFIATMNSDGGPYVPGISYTNISTVHDELVHPFTSGQLPGPEGVDVTNIVLQSGCVKDLSDHLGICGSPRAAAFVLNALDDHPSRVVPCQVVAPFFGTPLLRRTGGMPEFIKPFAASPDADR; encoded by the coding sequence GTCAGCCGCTGTTGAAGGCGGCCAACTCCGTCGTCCAGCGGTTTCCGCGCGAACTGATCAGTCTCGGCGGTGACGCGGACGACCCGACCGGCAAGGTGGTCTACGACTTCTTCGCAGGCATCGGCCCCGAACTCGCGCATCCGGGCGGAAGTCTGCCCGGCGCGAACCGATGGGACGACCCGCTCGACCCGGCACACCCGATCCCGGTGATCCTCGCGCACGGAACCGCAGGCGGCGGCCAGACGAACTGGGGCACCTATGTTCCGTTGCTCACCGAGGCCGGATACTCGGTGTTCACGCTCACCTTCGGCGCAATCCCCGGGTCGAGGTGGCCGATCTCGGCGCTCGGAGGGATGACGACGATCGAGGAGAGTGCGGTGGAGTTCGGCGCCTTCGCCGAGAAGGTCATGGCCGCGACCGGGTCGGACAAGGTGCACGTCGTCGGCCATTCGCAGGGCACACTCGTCCCCAACTATTGGGCGCGCTTCCTCGGCGGGCACGACAAAATCGGCAAGTACGTGTCCCTGGCGCCCCTGTGGGAGGGAACCACGGTGCTCGACGGAGCCACCGGCGTCCTCGACCGGTTCGGCTTCGATCCTGCGGGAGTGGTTCCCTGCCGTGCTCTCCCGCAGATGATGGACGATTCGGAGTTCATCGCCACCATGAACTCCGACGGCGGGCCGTACGTCCCAGGCATCTCGTACACCAACATCTCGACTGTCCACGACGAACTGGTCCACCCGTTCACGTCAGGTCAACTCCCGGGACCGGAGGGCGTCGACGTCACGAACATCGTCCTTCAGTCCGGCTGTGTGAAAGACCTGTCCGATCACCTCGGCATCTGTGGATCGCCCCGCGCCGCGGCCTTCGTCCTCAACGCGCTCGACGACCATCCGAGCAGAGTGGTGCCCTGTCAGGTTGTTGCACCGTTCTTCGGCACACCGTTGCTGCGTCGAACCGGCGGCATGCCGGAGTTCATCAAGCCGTTCGCGGCGTCTCCTGACGCGGACAGGTGA